A DNA window from Primulina tabacum isolate GXHZ01 chromosome 12, ASM2559414v2, whole genome shotgun sequence contains the following coding sequences:
- the LOC142520748 gene encoding uncharacterized protein LOC142520748, with translation MDSSKGSVKTNDEGGEEIKVRTVDYRTPAGRQEDPEEKTVEVTHVIHEGEKPGVVAGAAGKVAGAVQSAKEAVSGDKKKE, from the exons ATGGATTCTTCAAAG GGAAGTGTGAAGACAAATGATGAAGGTGGTGAGGAGATAAAAGTGAGGACGGTGGATTATCGCACTCCGGCGGGCCGTCAGGAGGATCCTGAGGAGAAGACGGTGGAGGTAACCCATGTGATACACGAGGGTGAGAAGCCCGGAGTGGTGGCGGGGGCAGCCGGGAAAGTTGCAGGAGCAGTGCAGTCGGCGAAGGAAGCCGTCTCCGGGGATAAGAAGAAAGAGTGA
- the LOC142520509 gene encoding nucleobase-ascorbate transporter 6 — MAGGGAAAPKADEPAPHIPKDQLPNVAYCITSPPPWPEAILLGFQHYLVMLGTTVIIPTALVPQMGGGNEEKAKVIQTLLFVAGLNTLLQTWFGTRLPAVIGGSYTFVAPTISIILSGRWSDPDPASRFKKIMRATQGAYIVASTIQIVLGFSGLWRNVARFLSPISVVPLVSLVGFGLYEFGFPGVAKCIEIGLPQLILLVLFSQYLVHLIRPGKHIFDRFAVLFSVVIVWIYAHLLTVGGAYNGRPPKTQVSCRTDRAGLIDAAPWIRVPYPFQWGAPSFDAGEAFAMMMAAFVALVESTGGFIAVSRYASATPLPPSILSRGVGWQGVAILLSGVFGTANGSSVSIENAGLLALTRVGSRRVVQISAGFMLFFSVLGKFGAVFASIPTPIVGALYCIFFAYVGAGGLSFLQFCQLNSFRNKFILGFSIFLGLSIPQYFNEYTAIKGFGPVNTSGRWFNDIVSVPFSSEAFVAGILAYFLDSTLHKPDSQVRKDRGKHWWDKFRTFKADTRSEEFYSLPFNLNKYFPSV, encoded by the exons ATGGCAGGAGGTGGAGCTGCAGCACCAAAAGCAGATGAGCCAGCACCACACATACCCAAAGATCAGCTTCCTAATGTTGCTTATTGCATCACCAGCCCTCCTCCATGGC CGGAGGCCATCCTTCTTGGGTTCCAACATTATCTTGTTATGCTTGGCACAACAGTCATCATACCCACTGCCCTGGTTCCTCAAATGGGAGGAGGAAAT GAGGAGAAAGCAAAAGTTATTCAGACTCTGCTTTTCGTGGCTGGTCTGAACACACTGTTGCAAACATGGTTTGGAACCAGATTACCTGCTGTGATTGGAGGGTCATACACCTTTGTTGCTCCCACAATTTCAATTATTCTATCTGGTAGATGGAGTGATCCTGACCCTGCTTCG AGGTTCAAGAAAATAATGCGGGCGACCCAGGGTGCGTACATTGTTGCCTCGACCATTCAGATAGTTCTAGGTTTCAGTGGGCTTTGGCGGAATGTTGCAAG ATTTCTGAGTCCAATCTCAGTTGTTCCTTTGGTTTCTCTTGTTGGTTTTGGCCTATATGAGTTTGGTTTTCCCGGG GTTGCCAAATGTATTGAAATTGGGTTGCCGCAGCTCATTCTATTGGTTCTTTTCTCTCAG TACTTGGTTCATCTCATACGTCCAGGAAAGCATATCTTTGACAGATTTGCCGTGTTATTCTCTGTGGTAATTGTGTGGATTTATGCTCACCTACTTACTGTGGGTGGTGCATACAATGGGAGGCCACCAAAGACCCAAGTAAGTTGCAGAACTGATCGTGCTGGACTTATTGATGCCGCTCCTTG GATTCGAGTTCCATATCCCTTTCAATGGGGAGCACCTTCATTTGATGCTGGTGAAGCCTTTGCTATGATGATGGCTGCATTTGTTGCTCTTGTAGAG TCAACTGGTGGCTTTATTGCTGTGTCCAGATATGCCAGTGCAACCCCGTTGCCACCATCTATTCTCAGCCGTGGAGTAGGCTGGCAG GGTGTTGCGATCTTATTATCAGGAGTGTTTGGAACTGCTAATGGATCTTCAGTATCTAT TGAGAATGCTGGCCTGTTAGCGCTGACACGTGTTGGCAGTCGAAGGGTGGTGCAGATATCTGCTGGATTCATGCTTTTCTTCTCTGTTCTCG GGAAATTTGGAGCTGTCTTTGCTTCAATTCCAACACCTATTGTGGGTGCCCTGTATTGTATCTTCTTTGCTTATGTTG GTGCGGGTGGCTTAAGTTTCCTTCAATTCTGCCAACTGAACAGTTTCCGGAACAAATTCATACTGggattttctatttttctgggCTTGTCCATCCCCCAATATTTCAACGAGTATACAGCTATTAAAGGATTTGGTCCTGTCAACACGAGTGGCAGATGG TTCAATGACATAGTCAGCGTCCCCTTCTCTTCAGAAGCTTTCGTGGCCGGTATACTGGCTTACTTTTTGGACTCCACTCTGCACAAGCCAGATAGCCAAGTAAGGAAAGATAGAGGCAAACATTGGTGGGATAAGTTCCGAACCTTTAAGGCAGACACAAGAAGCGAGGAATTCTATTCCCTCCCCTTCAATCTCAACAAATATTTCCCATCTGTCTGA